In the Candidatus Electrothrix sp. GW3-4 genome, one interval contains:
- the cbiE gene encoding precorrin-6y C5,15-methyltransferase (decarboxylating) subunit CbiE, which produces MSEVFIFGVSGEELAKEQLRKIATCSAVVVSSRHQALLKGMEIHRIPITPVEEMVFELAVALNEGDVAVLASGDPLFFGIGRTLLERFGPERVHITPALSAVQLACARFKLPWDDVSLISLHGRSPGDISGKILGKDKVMLFTDHHNSPNRIAQELLTVLEEHKDNARKKGIRIRVAENLGLKDERLCSGTLADIARQKFSPLNMMLIEQPAAEEEGEDSKDAFLFGLQEDEIEHSRGLITKDEIRAVVLHRLRLPKTGVFWDVGGGSGSVSVEAARLCPDLAIYIIEQKEEGQENILANIVRYNLYNIKLICGQAPDVFPDLPDPDRVFIGGSKGLLAEIIPCCAQRLTSKGRMVASAVLKDTAEQAPLLMTTNGLEVDSRTVAVTREEIRYTNYGEPGILLNPITIITGKK; this is translated from the coding sequence ATGTCTGAAGTTTTCATATTTGGTGTCAGCGGTGAAGAGCTGGCCAAGGAGCAGCTGCGAAAGATTGCAACGTGCAGTGCAGTGGTGGTCTCATCGCGGCATCAGGCCTTACTCAAGGGGATGGAGATCCATCGGATCCCTATTACCCCGGTGGAAGAGATGGTATTTGAACTGGCAGTGGCCCTGAACGAGGGTGATGTTGCTGTCCTGGCCTCTGGTGATCCCCTCTTCTTTGGTATTGGTCGCACCCTGTTGGAACGTTTCGGTCCAGAACGGGTCCATATCACTCCGGCCCTGTCCGCTGTGCAGCTGGCCTGTGCCCGTTTTAAACTTCCCTGGGATGATGTGTCCCTGATCAGCCTGCACGGACGTTCTCCTGGTGATATCTCCGGGAAGATCCTGGGTAAAGACAAGGTTATGCTTTTTACTGACCATCACAACAGCCCGAATCGCATTGCCCAGGAGCTGCTCACGGTCTTGGAGGAGCATAAGGATAATGCCCGGAAAAAAGGGATACGGATACGGGTGGCAGAGAACCTCGGGCTGAAGGACGAGCGTCTGTGCAGCGGCACCTTGGCTGATATTGCCCGGCAAAAATTTTCCCCGCTCAATATGATGCTAATAGAGCAGCCAGCAGCGGAAGAGGAGGGCGAAGATTCCAAGGACGCTTTTCTCTTTGGGTTGCAGGAAGATGAGATTGAGCACTCACGGGGCCTGATCACCAAGGATGAGATCCGGGCCGTGGTCCTCCATCGTCTGCGCCTGCCCAAAACCGGTGTGTTCTGGGATGTGGGAGGGGGCTCTGGGTCTGTCTCTGTGGAGGCAGCCCGGCTTTGCCCGGATCTGGCCATCTACATTATCGAGCAAAAAGAAGAGGGACAGGAGAATATCCTGGCCAATATCGTGAGGTATAATCTCTATAATATCAAATTGATTTGCGGTCAGGCCCCTGATGTCTTTCCTGATTTGCCAGACCCGGACCGGGTCTTTATCGGGGGGAGCAAGGGCCTTTTGGCAGAGATCATTCCCTGCTGTGCTCAGCGTCTGACAAGCAAGGGCAGGATGGTGGCCAGTGCGGTGCTGAAAGATACTGCTGAGCAGGCCCCCTTACTGATGACGACCAATGGCCTGGAAGTGGACTCGCGCACTGTGGCCGTCACCCGTGAGGAAATACGCTACACCAACTATGGGGAGCCGGGCATTCTGTTGAACCCCATCACGATCATTACCGGAAAGAAATGA
- a CDS encoding CHAD domain-containing protein, whose protein sequence is MKPLAQLSRQLPDPAALQELADELEKKYTVQDTPAQSMTLRFYDSFDWRLYCANLLCFEQAGRLYLTDLIGRELVPSLPISAISGKAVGFCQHLPQSALRQKITPVLEMRTLLLQSHFSQTTRQLRILNKDEKTVATLILAEQSPESGAAEQPICSVQLHEVRGYGKWLQRLEQDLETFGNPQPCTREQDLKAALAANKRAPQDYSSKFSIALQPDMEALTAAKMIYQDLLSTMRKNEQGILNDLDSEFLHDFRVAIRRTRSGLDMIKKVLEPEITARFKKEFRSLGMITGPVRDLDVYLLMEEDYKARLPDHLQTGLHYFFADLAAQRKKEQKKLVQALRSSQYKTIIKDWKKHLHHKKGSGGKQSATPIGKMANTIISKRFARVLRDGQAIDADSADESLHRLRIQGKKLRYCLEFFSSLYPPKKIKFLVKQLKMLQNNLGLFNDLSVQQDMLNTYLGGLKPGSGKAKKMGAAIGGLLTNLYHEQQQVRSEFEETFRRFSSKENISLYEELFGSEQKSGQ, encoded by the coding sequence ATGAAACCTCTTGCACAGCTTTCCAGGCAACTCCCTGATCCTGCTGCTCTTCAGGAGCTTGCAGATGAACTGGAAAAAAAATATACTGTTCAGGACACTCCTGCACAGAGCATGACCCTGCGTTTTTACGATAGCTTTGACTGGCGCCTGTATTGCGCGAATCTTCTCTGCTTTGAACAGGCTGGCAGGCTCTACCTCACCGATCTGATCGGTCGCGAGCTTGTCCCCTCCTTACCAATCTCAGCGATCTCTGGGAAGGCCGTGGGATTTTGCCAGCATCTGCCCCAATCTGCCCTGCGACAAAAAATCACCCCTGTCTTGGAGATGCGAACCCTGCTCCTGCAAAGCCATTTTTCCCAAACAACACGCCAACTCCGCATCCTCAATAAGGATGAGAAGACCGTGGCAACGCTTATCCTGGCTGAGCAGAGCCCAGAAAGTGGAGCAGCCGAGCAACCAATCTGCTCTGTCCAGCTGCACGAGGTGCGTGGTTATGGCAAATGGTTGCAACGGCTGGAGCAGGACCTTGAAACATTCGGCAACCCTCAACCCTGCACCCGGGAGCAGGACCTGAAAGCTGCGCTGGCCGCCAACAAACGGGCCCCCCAGGATTATAGCTCAAAATTCTCAATCGCTCTGCAGCCGGATATGGAAGCCCTGACAGCGGCAAAGATGATCTATCAAGACCTGTTGAGCACCATGCGGAAAAATGAGCAGGGTATTCTGAATGATCTGGACAGCGAGTTCCTCCACGATTTTCGGGTGGCGATCCGCCGAACCCGCTCTGGCCTGGACATGATCAAGAAGGTGCTGGAACCAGAGATCACAGCCCGTTTTAAAAAGGAATTTCGCTCTCTCGGCATGATCACCGGCCCGGTTCGCGACCTTGATGTCTATCTTCTTATGGAGGAGGATTATAAGGCCCGCCTGCCGGACCATCTGCAAACCGGTCTTCATTATTTCTTTGCCGATCTGGCGGCACAGCGTAAAAAGGAACAGAAAAAACTGGTCCAGGCCCTCCGGTCCTCGCAGTACAAAACCATCATCAAGGACTGGAAAAAACACCTCCACCACAAGAAGGGGTCAGGGGGGAAGCAGAGCGCCACGCCTATCGGCAAGATGGCCAACACCATCATCTCCAAGCGCTTTGCCCGCGTCCTCCGGGATGGTCAGGCCATTGATGCGGACTCAGCGGATGAGAGCCTGCACCGCCTCCGCATCCAGGGCAAGAAGCTGCGCTACTGCCTGGAGTTTTTCAGCTCCCTCTACCCACCCAAGAAGATAAAGTTCCTGGTCAAGCAACTCAAGATGCTGCAAAATAATCTCGGCCTGTTCAATGACCTTTCAGTACAGCAGGACATGCTCAATACCTATCTTGGCGGGCTTAAACCAGGCTCTGGTAAGGCTAAAAAAATGGGGGCCGCCATCGGTGGTCTGCTGACCAACCTCTATCATGAGCAGCAACAGGTCCGCAGTGAATTTGAGGAGACTTTTCGTCGTTTTTCCTCTAAGGAGAATATCTCCTTGTACGAGGAACTCTTTGGATCAGAGCAGAAGTCAGGCCAATAA
- a CDS encoding AAA family ATPase, whose amino-acid sequence MAIIAIYNIKGGVGKTATSVNLSYMSAVTGHTTLLCDLDPQGSSSYYFRVKAKKKFSAEHFLEGGASLEQSIRGTDYHSLDILPADFSYRNLDISLNHMKKSRRRLKRILAPLTAEYQHIFLDCPPNITLLSENIFYAADMILIPFIPTTLSMLSFTKLLDFFKESGIDRSKLYVVFSMVEQKKKIHRNMMRHFQGRKRILKTFIPYVTDIEKMGLYRQPVPAYLPNSKAGQTYAELWQEIEKKLLSHLD is encoded by the coding sequence ATGGCAATTATTGCTATTTATAATATCAAAGGCGGGGTCGGCAAGACCGCCACCTCAGTCAACCTCTCCTATATGTCGGCTGTGACCGGCCATACGACCCTGCTCTGTGATCTTGATCCCCAGGGCTCATCCAGTTATTATTTCCGGGTAAAAGCAAAAAAGAAGTTCTCGGCTGAACATTTCCTTGAGGGCGGTGCCAGTCTGGAACAGAGTATTCGGGGCACGGATTACCACAGTCTGGATATCCTGCCTGCGGATTTTTCCTATCGCAATCTGGATATCAGCCTCAACCATATGAAGAAGTCAAGAAGACGCCTCAAGCGGATTCTTGCTCCCTTAACGGCTGAGTATCAACATATCTTCCTGGATTGCCCGCCCAACATTACCCTGCTTTCGGAAAATATCTTCTATGCAGCAGATATGATCCTGATCCCCTTCATCCCCACCACCCTGTCCATGCTCTCCTTTACCAAGCTTCTGGACTTTTTCAAGGAAAGCGGGATTGACCGGAGCAAGCTCTATGTTGTTTTTTCCATGGTTGAGCAAAAGAAGAAGATTCATCGCAATATGATGCGCCATTTCCAAGGGAGGAAGCGCATCCTCAAGACCTTTATCCCTTATGTGACGGATATTGAAAAGATGGGGTTATACCGCCAGCCTGTCCCGGCCTACCTGCCCAACTCCAAGGCCGGACAAACCTATGCCGAGCTTTGGCAGGAGATAGAGAAGAAGTTGCTCAGCCACCTCGATTAA
- a CDS encoding STAS/SEC14 domain-containing protein, translated as MIEKIVDLSDNALGFTAKGQVTVDDYETIIIPAVEELFSRQEKIRFLYHLGEDFTGFEAAAMWDDMKLGLKHLKGWEKMAIVSDIEWVRAATKIFGLVIPGHVRVFHNKDLGEATGWISE; from the coding sequence ATGATTGAGAAGATAGTTGATTTATCAGATAACGCCCTTGGTTTCACTGCCAAAGGGCAGGTAACCGTGGATGACTATGAGACCATCATTATTCCAGCGGTGGAAGAGCTGTTTTCTCGTCAGGAGAAAATTCGTTTTCTCTATCATCTTGGCGAAGACTTCACAGGCTTTGAAGCTGCCGCTATGTGGGATGATATGAAATTAGGCCTCAAGCATCTCAAAGGCTGGGAGAAAATGGCGATCGTCTCAGACATCGAATGGGTACGGGCCGCGACCAAGATCTTTGGCCTGGTCATCCCAGGCCATGTTCGCGTATTTCATAATAAAGATCTTGGCGAGGCAACAGGATGGATCAGCGAGTAG
- a CDS encoding radical SAM protein, protein MLFPSAPLSYAVELTYACNNACTGCANVWGTQRQQTLTDWRNLFDRIAPPAHPHKYAELIRLTGGEPTLHPEFPRIVRHLDSLGIAHVLFTNGRWSDPASIINLYQGQENCLGLLISLHGNTPVAHNSLVKDKNAFAETCTNIQRAADAGIEVFTNTILTKDSCEQVEDIIHLSQGLGAEYAVFNRFLGGDNPHQPSQEQLRKAVLLIEELHSQGVSCRIGNCVPKCFAPNTTEGSNAGIEHCAISPQGLVRPDNLTSTVFGNIFEQPMTEIWQSEQAQQYRQQIAAACLQCLELARCRGGDRSAALEQGEKQDLLMTGPICTAEPETLRLDPSWKPVARFRIREEAFGYLVTRYNWSVPVAFAAKPVLEAVNGEKTLAEIHKDFGDEALELIGRLYQENCVGFE, encoded by the coding sequence ATGCTCTTTCCTTCCGCCCCTCTCTCCTATGCTGTTGAACTCACCTATGCCTGTAATAACGCATGTACCGGCTGCGCTAATGTCTGGGGAACTCAACGCCAACAGACCCTGACCGATTGGCGAAACCTGTTTGACCGCATTGCCCCGCCTGCTCATCCCCATAAATATGCCGAACTGATCCGCCTGACCGGCGGGGAACCTACTCTTCATCCTGAATTTCCTCGGATCGTTCGCCACCTTGATTCCCTGGGCATCGCCCATGTCCTGTTTACCAATGGACGCTGGTCTGATCCTGCATCTATCATCAACCTCTATCAAGGACAGGAAAACTGCCTGGGTCTGCTTATCAGCCTGCACGGGAACACGCCTGTTGCCCATAATAGCCTTGTTAAGGATAAAAATGCCTTTGCAGAGACCTGTACAAATATCCAACGCGCCGCAGATGCCGGGATAGAGGTCTTCACCAATACCATCCTGACGAAAGACAGCTGTGAACAGGTGGAAGATATCATCCATCTTTCCCAGGGACTCGGTGCTGAATATGCCGTGTTTAATCGTTTTTTGGGTGGAGATAATCCCCATCAACCTTCTCAAGAGCAGCTCCGGAAAGCTGTGCTGTTGATTGAAGAACTGCACAGCCAGGGCGTATCCTGCCGCATCGGCAACTGTGTCCCCAAATGTTTTGCCCCGAATACCACTGAGGGCTCCAATGCCGGGATCGAACATTGTGCGATCTCACCGCAAGGCCTTGTTCGACCGGATAATCTGACCAGTACCGTGTTCGGCAATATCTTTGAACAGCCCATGACAGAGATCTGGCAATCGGAACAGGCCCAGCAATATCGACAGCAGATCGCTGCGGCCTGTCTGCAATGCCTTGAGCTTGCTCGCTGCCGGGGAGGAGATCGCTCTGCTGCCCTGGAACAGGGTGAAAAACAGGACCTCTTGATGACAGGACCTATTTGCACGGCAGAGCCGGAGACTCTGCGCTTGGATCCGAGCTGGAAGCCAGTTGCCCGCTTCCGAATCAGAGAAGAAGCCTTCGGCTATCTGGTTACCCGCTATAACTGGTCTGTACCGGTTGCCTTTGCCGCAAAACCGGTGCTGGAGGCCGTGAATGGCGAGAAGACCCTGGCAGAGATTCATAAAGACTTTGGCGACGAGGCCCTGGAGCTGATCGGGCGCCTCTATCAGGAGAATTGTGTGGGCTTTGAATGA